The Aedes albopictus strain Foshan chromosome 2, AalbF5, whole genome shotgun sequence region gcttcggactaccataccacgtgaggccgcaaagtttacgcatcgctggccattGTCATTCGAATTGTTAGAACGTACTGTTTTCAATTTTAATCATAAGGGCATATTTAAATTTAATCTTTCTACTCGATTTTGTGTTTCGTTAATGATCGTATTACATAACGGATAAGAAAATCGATGATGAGAATTCAATTACTGCAGTCAAATTTCTGTTATAGTGGTTGTGAGAATTTTTAATCTCAACTGTTGGTGGTTTTCGACTGGGATGTTTGGATATTTCTCTGGGGGTCTGGTTATCAGTCACAACAAGTTGCGTTGATTTTTATagaatcttcgccgacgtttcgatcccttataggatttttttcatttttcaattttaggcCTTGAAAAAGATCTTAAaagggatcgaaacgtcggcgaagattctATAAAAATCAACGCAACTTGTTGTGACTGATAACCAGACCCCCAGAGAAATATTTAATCTcgactttatgtaaacttaattttgttcgaaCAATGAAAATTGGCGGCctgacaaacatcggcgtatggcgcgctgCCGATGCCTTGGTCGTGATGGAATCCAACCATCGCAGAACTCTCCTACGAGCTAGGAGGAGGATGAAAAGAGCTCGCATCGAAGAGATTAGAATGGActgaagtgaggcctacagggcggctaaactgataCTGAATAAAGAGATTGAGGCAAGTAAACGAGCGTGCTCTGGAAATCTCTGCCAGGTAACCAACAAGACCTCTCGAGGTGATGCCTACTGCttcccgagatgctgcagaagatcgtggaaacgctgtttccGCGCCACGATATAAGACCATGCGCCCCCAATCCTCTATGGTCAAACCAGTCAAAGCAAGGTAGTCCCGGTGATGAACGACAggtcatcgcaatagcgaagtcgcttaagttgaacaaggcgtcggatccggacggtatcccgatagTAGACATCCAGACGGCCATCATGTTCAGAATCGCTATGCAGAGATCTTactatgttatgttatgttatgttgtagtggtaaacaaccgcaagtttaAACAGCAGACGGTGGTCGCCACAGGCGGGCGCTCACTGGAGCAAATGAAGGTCATGAGCgatgataagctgaaattcggagcAAAAATTCTACTCaaaggctgagttggtcttattcagatatcgaaaaatcctttatatttttggctcagtttcagctaaaagtgggacaacccattgccggTATTGAGCTGATTTAATATCCTCACAAAATATGACAACTGCGTAATAAAACACTAAGACATCGAGAGAGAATTACGTCCCATAAACAAGctgtaaaacaaaaataaaaaatcaaaattgatttcaaaacaaaaactgaACTCACCTGAAAACAACATTATCGATACCGAACCCGGACGGACCGGTAAGATCGCCACCCTGCGGGAACACCACCCTCGGCGAGCGCGACGATTTCCACGGTGGCTGGTAGATCTTCTGGCTCGGTTCGGTGTACAGCTTCGACGGGAAGTACGGTTGATTCGGCTGGTAGGGACTACTGACAAAGTAGTTCGGATCGTAGGCCCGGTACCGTTTACCGTCCCCGTAATCGATGTACGGACGCTGAACCGCCGTTATGGGCCCGTTGACGTCGCCGAACTTGGTAACGTCGTCGCGAAAGGGTTGTTTCACATTGACCACACCGGGGAACTCGATGAGACGGCTTGGTCGGACCAGCGATTCGGCTGGTCTGAGGTCTAAGGGGGTTGGCGATGGGCGTGGGAAATCGCGGAAGTAACGAGTGGCGTACATGTTGCGGGAGATTTCAGTGGAATCTGGGTCTTGGGTGGTGGGTGCCGCCGTTGGGGATCGCTGCTGTCGGGTGTCGTACGGATCCTGTTCGTCGTAGTCTTCGGCGGTATGTACCGGACGATGGTACACACCTAGGTTTTCGGTGAAGGCAAAGTTGTCTTCACTGTAGCCTTGGGGTGTGAAGGTGTTGGCGACTTTGTACGGACCAGGGGGGAATTGAATTCCGGATCTCCGGGCTCCCATGGTATTGAAGTCTGATTGGGAGCTGTTGGTTTGGGGATCGATGGCTGCAGGATCTTGTTGGGGGTTGTTGGTGGGGAAGACCACATGGTGGGGTTCATCGTTTTGGGTTACCTTAGGAGGTTGTGTGTTTTGAATGGGAGTTAGGACGGGAGGTGAGTTCGGTTCCTGGTAGAAGTATCCGATTGGGATGAGTTTGTAACGCATAGACCTGGATTTTGTGACATTTTGAAGACCAAGGATGTAGGGATCTTCATCTTGATAAAGAGCAAGGGGCTCGGGAAGGGGTTCTGCGTTCGGTTGTAGTTGAGATGGATCGGGTTGAACTAATCGTACTCCTGGCTGGTGGGATCCATCGTCAGAACGACGGTTTTGAAAGGTTTTAGCCCTTCGTTGTTGGGGAAGAATGGGCTGCTGTAAAGGCACCGGGTATGGCTGATTTGGTTCAGCGAATCTAAATGCTCCGAAGGTATTCCGTAGTAGACGACTGCTTGCCGTCCGACTGTCGATGTACCGAACGTTGTCTATGTTGGAGAAGGTTTCATGTGGAACGAGTAGGTTGCGCGAGGTGATCGTTCGGCTACCCCACGGTTCGATCTGTTCTATCCGAAGACCAAGGTCAGGGTTTGTGAAGGTGCGAACCTGGCCCTTGAGTTTGTTGCTTTTACTGCTTGGTGATTCAATGGCATGGGCGAGTAATATTCCGGCGACTATCGTTAGGAGTCTCCATTTGGTGGGACCTAACATCTTACTTCATAGGGGATGGTTGAAAAATTATGGACTGCCAGTCCCCAAGAGCGCTAAGGTGCGGGTGGATGATGCAGGTTGACTTGCTGAAGATAGGAACCAACGTTTCACAATTGCTTTCCAGCCACTTCATCAATAACCATCAAGAGCTGAGGGGGAAGATACAGAGAAGGAAGTTAAACGAAagctttaggatttttgaatctcCTCGCAAAGTACCGAAGGGACGATAGATCAgcgatttttaaagaaaacccaaaaaaaggaATCGATTCGAACACAACCAGACTTAACTAGACACGGGCCGCCAGCATTGAGAGTAAAAGTGACACATGAAAGCGTGCAAACTACGAACACTTTGGATCATTCACCCACAGCTTTTTTTTCACGGCAACTTTTTCCTCTTCTTTTGCACCCAGGGATTAATCGTTACCTTGGTTCGCTCGCTCACTAGCACTGGTCTCACTCTTTATCATTATCATACGCTAGGGGCTTGGGAAAAGCATGTTTTCGCAGTTGATACGTATTTCCACACtttattaaattatttttaaCTTTATTTCCCTTGCACTCTTGGTTTTTCTTCTTttacttcttctgcttcttctgtcGGTCGGGGTTTTCTTCTTTTTTCACACCAGTTGCGCTTGGTTTTCTTCGGTCCACCCTTTCGCGAGGCTTCTCTCTCTTCTCAACGGGGCGGGGGAATTAAAATTCAATTCACtttctttttcatatttttatttatAATTTCACTCGTTTTTCTTCTCGAGGCCGCCCTGGCGCACTTCGGCGTCGTTCGTTGGTTAGTCGGTTTACGCTATGATTACCATCACTTGCTATAATTTTTTCCTGGCGCTTTTCTGATTATGTGTGTATGTTGTGTTCACTTGTTGCAGTCTGTTTTGCCTACGGTTTTTGCAGTCGATACTTTTGGTTTTCCGTTTCTTCCGTTCCAACCTTGGTCGGTTGAAGGGGAGTTCGAAGCTCCGGTTGGCAGCCGAACGGCGTGACAAACGTTTCCGAGTGCTCTGCTGCTGCAATGGTTGAGGAACTGTCCGCTGTCCGCTCACGCCTAACCGAGACTTCGGTCGTGTGACAGGTTGGGCCGTTTGTATCCGATCGACGAATGGAGTTTTTCCACCCCGCGCAATCTCTCTCTGTCTCTCGATCGTCGCTGCTGACTGATCTACCTCGCTTTCCCGGTCAATGTTGAACAAGGAGTTACAAGTACCACTGCCGGAGGATGAGGAAAAGTTGGACACGAACAAGACTGCAAGCGTGCAACCCCCAAGGTGGTGGGTGGCTGAAGTGATCCAAGAATGGTGTTGTTTGGTCTTGTTGGGTCGACGTCGACGGGCACCTTTCCTACTTCCTGTCTCCGTCCGGGGAGTGTTCAGTGATAGTGGGAAGCGAGAGATACAGACAGGTGCACTTTTCAAACCTGAAGGTGGAAACTGCGCGAGTGCGAGAGATGGCGGAATGGAATGGTGTTTCTGTTGAggagaaaaaaatggaagaaaaacaATGATTAGTGGCAATGCATTGATTGAGTTGTGGGACTTAGCCCTTTGGATGTTAGCTTTAGCAAATAGTTCTATAAAAGTATGTAGTTACAAAAAGTATATAGAATAAGCAtttaatgtatgttttttttttgggtttcaagAGCAATACAATATTGTTTACCTAATTTTACCATTGTCTGTCAGTCTGTGTTTCAGCACTGATGCACAGAGCTCGCTAATAACAAGATGAAAGATCAATACGACGGCAATGATTCAAAGTAATTAGCGCTTTTCCGTGACCTAAATCCGAGAAATAATAAGTAattgcaaatccaatccaataatCAAACCCCTAATAATAAACATTTCAGTGAATCGGGCATGATGTGATGCTTATAGCATGTGACCTTAACCCGATGGCCTGGGATTGAAATTCAAAACTCCAACAAACTCAATAGAGGATTCCGAGATGAACAGGTTTGCGGGTTAAAATCGCGGTAACAGTTCTCTCATCTGACGATTATCTGGAAACTCCTTCTGTGAGTTCCCCCAGCCactttttcggaggaattcacaaAAACCCCTTCTGAACATTTCCGCTGAAATTTAATTtgggattttttcgaggattcttaCGGAAACTCTACAGTCTACATGtgtggattattccagaaattccatctgtgGATTTCTCCAGTAGCTCCTTCTGGCGAAATCATAAAGAAGaacgaactcctaaaggaaacccaacaagaaatcctggaaaaagacATTAAAGACCATTGTTGTAGGAATCTGGCAGAAGCGTTTGGAGCTGAGAcgtttggaggaatccaaggactAAAGCAAATAAAGTTTAGAAGAGCTCTTgcagaatcctcaaaaaaaaaaaacccggtgcaatttctgaaggaaatgctggagaaatttttgaaaaaatcacagaaaaagtcctgaaaaaatccgacaaaacttttggaggaatttcagaaaaaaaaaacttccgggaGAATTCAGAAAAGCTTTGGAGAAATCAAATATAGTGTGGAACCGGTATTGTCCACCTCTGGTAGTATTTCGGGCTGGCAAAATCGGGTAGGGTAGCCTGGAATAATACGCACCCTTGGGgtaaaacgccctcacgctatttcattgaATAAAGAAGTTTGCTTCAGATGTAATCAAACTAAACGTAAAGTTAAGCCGATCAAGCCCAAGAATGATTAGATTATTCAAatgaaaagtgttgattttccacatttggaaagattgaaaGGAATTTCAGCGATGTCACACTGATTACATGGACGGACATCCATGATGGAGTCTACCCATAAACTACCATCCGCCTCTGACACCTCCTATTGAGACAGTAAACATGGATGGAGATGGAGTCCCATGGTAATTCACTAGAATTCAAAATGAGAAATACCAGAAGTCGTTTTGCCCTACCAGAAGGTAAGTTTTTCCCCCAACAGTTGTGGCACGTTAAACGAAACTTATTTTTTTAAGCGTATCTTCATTAAAGTAGAAAACTATCTTACAGCACGTGTTCATAAAATCATCTGAATCTTAGTTATTTTGTGCATagaggtcggactcgattatccggagtcaagtTCGGAAGCTTTCCAAATATATATCTGGCAAACGGAAAGATGTACAATGCTGAAATTTTCACTCAATACTAATCAAAGTTaacttgaaaaaattgcaaaatttcAGTTTCATACAACATTTTGTTCCCTAGATATATGTTTGCAAAGCTTCAGATCCTGACTCCGGATAGTCGAGTCTGACCTTTATTACCCCACCTCCGGTTCATTAAATTACTCATAAAAATATCTATCAGCTTCACAGCCTTCTCACAACTTAGAGTAATTATGGAAATGGATCCCATCAGTGCAGCACAACAAATAAAAATGAATCAATATCGGATCGACAAATTTGTTACTTAGAACTCAAACTGCCCGAATTGGCTCTGTTTTTGCTGCCATTTCGCTTTAATTCCCAAAGTGTTTTAAGCCGAAAACAGCTCCTGCCGCATACCAATGAGACACATTTATTACTAGGAGCGGCTACACCAGTAACATTAAATCACGCTTATGACAATGTGTAGCTGGTGCAATTTCCAAAACAATATTTGAAGAAAACCATGGAGAgtgtaagaatccctagagaaaccttTAAAAATAGCAAGAGGTATCACTGGATAAACCTTGGTGAAATTCCAGGTaaaaattctggataaatccctggaaaaatcttagaattctttgagaagttaCGCGAGGCCATACAGGAcgaaatcctgcatgaattcctgagagaatttctgaatcaaCAAGTGCACcgaagtgcaccgaagacgtcaagGTGAtacgaggcaaatgtgcactttcatTACACTTCTTGAGCGTACTTAAAAAGTGTGGCAGTCCAATCCGGGGTGAAAACTGCAATaagttatgaaggaatccctattgtaatctccgaagaaactactaGAGGCATGCCTAGACAAATATCTTGATAAGTTCTttgagtaattcctagaagaatcatggCAGAAATTTCGattaaaatctctgatgaaatcacTCTTACGTccggagaaatccataaagaaatttaggaaaaaaaaatctggagaaattcaagcagaAAAGGCTGAAGAAATTCTCTCTCATCAAAAACAATCTTtgcaggaacatttttgaagtaatagcaagaggaaattctggaggaatctcaaaagaaataacTCGGGAAGTTTATAGCAGAAGCCTTATAGGGAAATTTATAGTTGCATACTGTAGAAATctacagaggaattcctaaaaaatgagAATAGATAATTATTTCAAGAAGTCTCTGGGAGGATCCGTTGAAATATCCGTGGATGAATCTCTAGTAGAATACTTCTTCTAAAAAGAGAATTTTCTGctagaaattttggtcggaaacacttcctgaaataatcccaacAGGAAATCTAcagcataaattcctggaggaatcccttaaagcatctctggaacaatctctggaagaaacaaATTTTGCTTGTTCCACATTGGGGCGAGATTCAGTTTAAGAAGTGATGACCCCAGCATCACATGTTTGGGGGTCTTACCGATAATCACATcaacttacatttttttttgcagtttccTTAGTTCCAGAGGCAACAAAGAAGAAGAGTCTTTCAGTAGTTTTAAGCGATAAAACTTTCAGGAGCAAAAATGTGAAGGCTTGCACAAAacaaatacaatttttaaaagttACGCGAAAATCGTTCGTTAATCAATTTATGAATGACGCCAAAAAACATAATCTGGAATAAAATTCATTGTAAAGTGGCAATGCTGAGTGAAACTCACTTTTCTTTCCTTTGTCCAAAAATTACTGACAAAATCGTGTCAAAAGCTAATAAATCGAGAATGGACAAAATAGGGATTTTTAGAGCTTCTTTTGAATATGTATCATAGTTCTGCATGGATGTTTTACTActacatgttttgaaaaactattacattatttttcttcaaaagaggtattttcaaaaatttccaaattcctTCGAACGtttttccgaacattttttttaacaatctcATCAGAGAATGTATTAACGTCGCTCGTCgtgtacagcgcgagcgcggagCAGTTTTGGTATTCCACAGGCgtacgtcctgaaaggttaaggctACTTTCTTTGACTTGAATTCGTTCAGATGTTTTGCAGTATATATTAgtatattttaaattttattttttcagatGATACTCTTTGAATTCATTCAATTGTTATTCCCAAAACATATTTCTTTGGGCATACAGTACCTactttgataccttgttggctacaaagtaattttactccaatgccgatagtatagtagagcaccatcttcgtcggtcttgggcgatgttcctccagtttccccgaacgtgtagggatcgtagatcttcttcaaccgcgtgcagccagcgagttcgcggccgcccacgaagtcgcctacctcaaccgggttctctgctgaatattgttttcgctattctttcttccgacattcgcactacgtgtccagcccactgaagtctgccataTTTTAtaagtttcacaatattcgcatcctcGTACACTTGGtataactcgtgattcatgcgtctgcgccacactccattttcttgtttccaaccgagaattgtccgcaacactttgcgctcaaaaactcaaaaagctttccggtctacctcctttaacgtccacgcttcgtgactgtagagggcaaccggaagaatcagcgtcttatacagagcgaattttgtttgcgtttgcaagctacgggacctaagctggctacgcaatccgtaaaaggccctattcgcccTATTCGCcggctgcaatacgccttttcacttcacgggaaacgtcattgtcacatgtcacatgtcacaagtgttccaagataaacaaattcttcaacaacttcaaacacttctccatcaatcactacctcagcactaacaccactaggcctgcttctgtctctacccgctatcatgtacttcgtcttggtagagttaatcgtcaagcctatcctcgctgtctctctcttcagaggagcataagcttcctccactgccctacgatcgatgccgatgagatcaatatcgtccgcaaaaccgaggagcatgtgcgaccgtgtgatgatagagccattcctctgcacgcctgacctcctaatcgctccttcgagtgcaaagttgtacaataaatttgaaagagcattcctctgcttcaatccatctaaggtcacaaacgacgtagacacttcatccgcgatccgaatacttgattttgatccatccagcgttgcgcgtatcagtctaattagtttcgccggaaaaccatgttctgacattatctgccaaagctcatttcttttcactgaatcgtacgccgctttaaaatcaatgaagagATAataagtctgcaagttatattcccgaaattaatctaggatcatccgcaggacaaacatttgatccgtcgttgatcggccctcacgaaaaccagcctggtattcgctgacgaaggactcctcaagaggtcgcagtctgtttgacaggacacgcgacagtatcttatacgctgaatttaaaagggtaatccctctgtaattggcacactccagtctgtgccctttcttatagattgggcatatgaggccatccaaccaactggtgggcaattcttcatcctcctatatctttataataatctagtggattgattgatgtagctgttcgcttccgtgcttaagaagctcGACCGGggtttcgtccttcccagcagccttgctgtttttcagctccataatggcctttttaacctcatccagtgttggtggttccactgcttgactgtcatccactATGTTATATAAtcatgttcctgggtgctccttcgctgctaccattcaacaaatcttcgaagtgctccttccacctggctgccaccattgttttgtctgtcagcaaatttcattcccagtcattgcacatggcgggcactggcgcagtcttgtgccgcgcgccattgacagtttcataaatcctccgcatatcgttcctgtccatactttcctgcgcttcagctataacactctcttcatgttgccgtttttttctgcggtggattcgtttctcttctgctattGCAACCccgtaccgctctctgttctgccgggtaccggccactagcattcgacttctggcggcattcttttcgttcgccactcgttggcagtcctcgtcaaaccaaccattacgttggcgtcgctgagcggtacctatcacctcttgcgctgttgttgtcactgcttcgtggataactccccataagctgttgacatctccagatccgttggtctctcctatcctctcgtctagcttctgatggtactgtgcagcaaccgagataatgatccgagtcaatgttcgggcctctgtaggacctcacatctatgacgtccgaaaaatgtcgcccgtcgaccagcacgtggtctatctctcgggtgtcgccaggtgtgttttcggatattctcacgtgcgaagtaggtactgctgattgccatccctctagcagcagcgaatgtcacaaggcgcagaccattatcgttggtaacagaatgaaggctttccgttccaatgacaggccgaaagaaactttctctgccgatctgcgcatttgcatctccgatgactattttgacatcttattttgggcactctccgtaggccttatcaaggctctcatagaactcatccttcatgtcatcgggtttggcgttcgttggcgcatagatgctgatcaggctgtagttgaagaacttgcccttcattctcaacacacagattctgtcgcttatcggcttccaccgaataactcgcttcatctgcttcccgatcactataaagccaactccgcgttctgccttttcgccgccgctgtagtagatgtggtacttgaatgaagtgttggcgatgggatccaccgcttggaattcgcgttctccagttttgggccagcgtatctcctggatagcggccacattaactccgacattctgcagttcacgagccaggagcccaacacgtgcgggttcattcaaagttctcacgttccaagatccgactttccaatcgttgtcctttattcgttgccgttgaatcaatccgtttactctacttgcttttctgggtgtttgaaggtcttcagcaggctaccttaccggggccgcgctgccatCATTGCGTTGaaagggctgccttcttaggtatagctgacgcaatacagcatttcatactcagccgctggatgccagaacagacactgtttgaaccgcacctccttggtgaacagacgctctggacgtacctcctcaatctagctgaagtcagaaggacaacagggcccaagctgcactaccagctaagcacacaactattagttggcggtctttgtcatcgtttgacccgtggaagcatgaggtaggaacttgagaggaccagagctatgttggacgctcaccttatcgactcaccgttttgcagcccacagcATACAGTAATTACCTCAAAATACTTATTACCTAACCTGAAAGGAACCTCTACATTATTTTTTAGCAATACGCTCTTATTGTAAGCTTTTACATCAAATGCACAacttctgggaaatattttgattagACTTCTTAAGTGGTTCACCTTACGAATAGAGAATATAAACATGGCTGTCACTGGCCGACTTGAACTCCCTCTTATGTTTTAAGAACTCGAATCATGAACATTTGGTACACTCAATCCttcatttaggtcgaatccatttaggtaaaatctatttaggtcccttcaattaggtaacgttacctaaatggaatctgattgtgttcagagaaGTTGAAGTGTTTgagattagggataaggttgatTTAAGGGAATAAAGTTGCAAGTGGATTTAAGGGGAGTTCAGGGCGTGCTCCTAAGatctttcttgagcataagtcaccGAATCTACTTGCATAATGTGTGTccttaaatgattgaataaaagtcatgcttACCCAGCCTCATGTAACTTAgtgctgacaagtggtaagttcaatgtaTAGTAATCTCTAAGAGCTACCTTGagcataggtcatcggatctacaaccGTTAACAGTCTGGAACGCcttgaatctcttctgaacagtgaagagaattgtcagacaaaagaggcatgaAACTAgagacaaagaagacgcggcgattactctttatcccaactggtaaaagataatgacatgatctcgatttttttgttgcagacaaaacggaagctgaaattgttgcgtacttttcaactcgtgacttATCAATGataactaacccaaaatcgaaattgttgatgatacatcttcatcagcgttgcagtgtttaccgactcgaagataccgctcgaaaatcacaatgcaaggcttaaaaatctgtaAACTCATGGTGcatgatctttgtcctattctgttcaagttgagacaaacctatgtagcattgggtagaatgtcgcaacaaattcaggttgcgacattgtctttattgttgcgcggtggttgaattttgattcactgcttctgaaaccacctgaaacgttcAAGAAATGTTTTAAAGCAACGCTGAAATCTTCCTGAAGCTTACTTAAGagctgtgatccaaaatgtattttcagaaactgtaggccTCCTTAACCCCCTCAAAatcccttgaaacacctctgagtaCCTCAGATACCcccataacgcctctgaatcccgtaaAAATCCTCTGTAGct contains the following coding sequences:
- the LOC109417777 gene encoding uncharacterized protein LOC109417777 isoform X1; protein product: MLGPTKWRLLTIVAGILLAHAIESPSSKSNKLKGQVRTFTNPDLGLRIEQIEPWGSRTITSRNLLVPHETFSNIDNVRYIDSRTASSRLLRNTFGAFRFAEPNQPYPVPLQQPILPQQRRAKTFQNRRSDDGSHQPGVRLVQPDPSQLQPNAEPLPEPLALYQDEDPYILGLQNVTKSRSMRYKLIPIGYFYQEPNSPPVLTPIQNTQPPKVTQNDEPHHVVFPTNNPQQDPAAIDPQTNSSQSDFNTMGARRSGIQFPPGPYKVANTFTPQGYSEDNFAFTENLGVYHRPVHTAEDYDEQDPYDTRQQRSPTAAPTTQDPDSTEISRNMYATRYFRDFPRPSPTPLDLRPAESLVRPSRLIEFPGVVNVKQPFRDDVTKFGDVNGPITAVQRPYIDYGDGKRYRAYDPNYFVSSPYQPNQPYFPSKLYTEPSQKIYQPPWKSSRSPRVVFPQGGDLTGPSGFGIDNVVFRDQNFGLNELAAIQDVRNEFNQDDITDEPSTSKDRVDLAIYRPYVIPPTIQNPYPVSKAHSVSKLPNYRVVYPPKRASRSKASSSATTSTTTTTTTTHNAVGGEGGSGGIGGNVAGGGAGGAGVGGGYRGGVRSEMQCQHEGGTCEFFLLCWMSGGLLQGSCGGLLKGCCHRTAKSANIGIDTGNTVDLTNLPNYDYGPIQNDPSCGISLAKQTAQRRIVGGDDAGFGSFPWQAYIRIGSSRCGGSLISRRHVVTAGHCVARATPRQVHVTLGDYVINSAVEPLPAYTFGVRSINVHPYFKFTPQADRFDVAVLTLERTVHFMPHIAPICLPEKNEDFLGKFGWAAGWGALNPGSRLRPKTLQAVDVPVLDNRVCERWHRSNGINVVIYPEMLCAGYRGGGKDSCQGDSGGPLMHEKSGRWYLIGIVSAGYSCATRGQPGIYHRVANTVDWISHIVQVSQQQQ
- the LOC109417777 gene encoding uncharacterized protein LOC109417777 isoform X2, yielding MLGPTKWRLLTIVAGILLAHAIESPSSKSNKLKGQVRTFTNPDLGLRIEQIEPWGSRTITSRNLLVPHETFSNIDNVRYIDSRTASSRLLRNTFGAFRFAEPNQPYPVPLQQPILPQQRRAKTFQNRRSDDGSHQPGVRLVQPDPSQLQPNAEPLPEPLALYQDEDPYILGLQNVTKSRSMRYKLIPIGYFYQEPNSPPVLTPIQNTQPPKVTQNDEPHHVVFPTNNPQQDPAAIDPQTNSSQSDFNTMGARRSGIQFPPGPYKVANTFTPQGYSEDNFAFTENLGVYHRPVHTAEDYDEQDPYDTRQQRSPTAAPTTQDPDSTEISRNMYATRYFRDFPRPSPTPLDLRPAESLVRPSRLIEFPGVVNVKQPFRDDVTKFGDVNGPITAVQRPYIDYGDGKRYRAYDPNYFVSSPYQPNQPYFPSKLYTEPSQKIYQPPWKSSRSPRVVFPQGGDLTGPSGFGIDNVVFRDQNFGLNELAAIQDVRNEFNQDDITDEPSTSKDRVGGEGGSGGIGGNVAGGGAGGAGVGGGYRGGVRSEMQCQHEGGTCEFFLLCWMSGGLLQGSCGGLLKGCCHRTAKSANIGIDTGNTVDLTNLPNYDYGPIQNDPSCGISLAKQTAQRRIVGGDDAGFGSFPWQAYIRIGSSRSMLSRCGGSLISRRHVVTAGHCVARATPRQVHVTLGDYVINSAVEPLPAYTFGVRSINVHPYFKFTPQADRFDVAVLTLERTVHFMPHIAPICLPEKNEDFLGKFGWAAGWGALNPGSRLRPKTLQAVDVPVLDNRVCERWHRSNGINVVIYPEMLCAGYRGGGKDSCQGDSGGPLMHEKSGRWYLIGIVSAGYSCATRGQPGIYHRVANTVDWISHIVQVSQQQQ
- the LOC109417777 gene encoding uncharacterized protein LOC109417777 isoform X3, encoding MLGPTKWRLLTIVAGILLAHAIESPSSKSNKLKGQVRTFTNPDLGLRIEQIEPWGSRTITSRNLLVPHETFSNIDNVRYIDSRTASSRLLRNTFGAFRFAEPNQPYPVPLQQPILPQQRRAKTFQNRRSDDGSHQPGVRLVQPDPSQLQPNAEPLPEPLALYQDEDPYILGLQNVTKSRSMRYKLIPIGYFYQEPNSPPVLTPIQNTQPPKVTQNDEPHHVVFPTNNPQQDPAAIDPQTNSSQSDFNTMGARRSGIQFPPGPYKVANTFTPQGYSEDNFAFTENLGVYHRPVHTAEDYDEQDPYDTRQQRSPTAAPTTQDPDSTEISRNMYATRYFRDFPRPSPTPLDLRPAESLVRPSRLIEFPGVVNVKQPFRDDVTKFGDVNGPITAVQRPYIDYGDGKRYRAYDPNYFVSSPYQPNQPYFPSKLYTEPSQKIYQPPWKSSRSPRVVFPQGGDLTGPSGFGIDNVVFRDQNFGLNELAAIQDVRNEFNQDDITDEPSTSKDRGCGISLAKQTAQRRIVGGDDAGFGSFPWQAYIRIGSSRSMLSRCGGSLISRRHVVTAGHCVARATPRQVHVTLGDYVINSAVEPLPAYTFGVRSINVHPYFKFTPQADRFDVAVLTLERTVHFMPHIAPICLPEKNEDFLGKFGWAAGWGALNPGSRLRPKTLQAVDVPVLDNRVCERWHRSNGINVVIYPEMLCAGYRGGGKDSCQGDSGGPLMHEKSGRWYLIGIVSAGYSCATRGQPGIYHRVANTVDWISHIVQVSQQQQ